One Gossypium hirsutum isolate 1008001.06 chromosome A11, Gossypium_hirsutum_v2.1, whole genome shotgun sequence genomic window carries:
- the LOC107923214 gene encoding protein TILLER ANGLE CONTROL 1 translates to MKIFNWVQRRFHHNVLKDGLARNVKKTDSIAIDSNTKALLEQVALVDMLDGWRDGVLTIGTFGFDPLKSLAEEQNDYLASGSYEDDDEERYSDNNDDEDVDGDDDDEEEEVNPLMLSSFEPSLEDVDSNVDNSNYRKKEVMMMVGGSTDREIKFNLDATEDHSGKLRRRTTLADLFSEDTDIKKKPRSPLHLVTDSCKKPSPLPAKNGLSFAKKLIPQVGVGEDSRPIKMLHQMMRRMLKRKIHPELEGKGNKLEGRCKASVIDAVASSTLQANESVSLLQSPDLAEV, encoded by the exons ATGAAG ATCTTCAACTGGGTGCAAAGGAGGTTCCATCATAACGTCCTCAAAG ATGGGCTTGCACGAAATGTTAAGAAGACTGATTCCATTGCAATTGACTCCAATACAAAAGCTTTACTGGAACAAGTGGCACTGGTTGACATGCTGGATGGTTGGCGAGATGGCGTTTTAACAATTGGCACCTTCGGTTTCGATCCTTTGAAATCCTTGGCTGAAGAACAAAATGACTACCTAGCTTCGGGGAGCTACGAAGACGACGACGAAGAACGATACTCTGATAACAACGATGACGAAGATGTTGATggcgatgatgatgatgaagaagaagaagtgaaCCCGCTGATGTTGAGCAGTTTCGAGCCGAGTTTGGAGGACGTTGATTCAAATGTCGATAACTCGAACTACAGAAAAAAGGAGGTGATGATGATGGTTGGTGGGTCTACTGATCGTGAAATCAAGTTTAACTTGGATGCCACCGAGGACCATTCTGGAAAGCTGAGAAGAAGAACTACACTGGCCGACCTCTTCTCTGAGGATACTGACATAAAAAAGAAGCCCCGCTCTCCTCTCCATTTGGTCACTGATTCTTGCAAAAAGCCATCTCCTCTTCCTGCCAAAAACGGCCTTTCTTTTGCCAAGAAACTCATTCCTCAAGTTGGAGTTGGCGAGGATTCACGTCCCATCAAAATGCTACACCAG ATGATGAGGAGGATGTTGAAAAGGAAGATCCATCCGGAGCTTGAAGGAAAGGGTAATAAATTGGAGGGACGGTGCAAGGCAAGCGTGATTGATGCTGTTGCTAGCAGCACACTCCAAGCCAATGAATCTGTTTCCTTGCTTCAATCGCCAG aTCTTGCTGAGGTTTGA